In the Burkholderia multivorans ATCC BAA-247 genome, TGACCGACCACCTGACCTTCATGCTCGATGCCGAACCTACCGACCTGAGCCGGTTGGCGGAGCATCTTCCCCATGCATGGATCGAACAGGCCATCGAAGCGACAGGCACGGCGAGCATTCGTCGCCGTCGCTTGCCGGCTGAACAGGTGGTCTGGCTGGTGATCGCGCTGGCGATCTATCGTCATTGGTCAGTCAGCGAAGTGGTGGACAGTCTGGAACTGGTGCTGCCCAACGAGACCACGTTCGTCAGCAAGAGCGCCGTCACCCAGGCCCGGCAGCGCTTAGGCCACGCCCCGATAGCTTGGCTGTTCGAGCAAACCGCGCAGGCATGGTGCAAGCAGGATGGTGCGCGCCATGCCTTCAAAGGGCTTAGCTTGTGGGCCATGGATGGCACCACGCTACGCACGCCGGACAGTGCCGCGAATCGGGAACATTTCGGGTCCCAAAGCTACGCGAGCGGCAAGGTGGCCAGCTACCCGCAGGTGCGGGCCGTCACGCTGACCTCGATCCCGACGCATCTGGTAGCAAACATCGCGTTTGGCCGCTACGACACCAACGAGATGATCTACGCCAAGAATCTGCTGGAGCAGATTCCCGACCATTCGCTCACGGTCTTCGACAAAGGCTTCCTGGCAGCCGAGATCCTGTGCGGCCTGAGCTCGGGCGAACGCAATCGCCACTTCCTGATTCCGGCAAAGTCCAATACGCGTTGGGAGGTACTGTCGGGCAAACCGGACGATGCATTGGTGCGCATGCGCGTCTCGCCTCAGGCTCGGCAGAAATGCCCCGATCTGCCGGAGTGGTGGACGGCGCGTGCAGTGCGCATTCAAGATGCACAGGGGCGGGAACGTGTACTACTGACGTCATTGACCGATCGGCGCCGCTTCAAGTTGGCCGATCTGGTTGCTTGCTACGAGCGGCGCTGGCAGATCGAGACCAGCTATCGCGAACTGAAGCAGTCCATGCTCGGTAGCGAACTGACTCTACGTAGCCGAACCGTCGACGGCATCTACCAAGAGATCTGGGGTGCGCTGATCGCTTACAACCTGATTCGCCGCGAAATGGCTTGCGCCGCCTTCGAGGCCAAGTGCGAACCGACCGAACTGAGCTTCGTTCGCTCGTTCCATCTCATCCAGCACGAGATGATGTGGGCTGCACGCACGCCTGCCTACGCCAAGCTGCCCGCCGTGCTCAAGCGACTTCGCGAACACCTCAAGCTGCTCATCAATGTAAAACGGCCCGATCGCAAATGCGATCGGGCCGTCAAGTCCCGTCCTGCTCGTTATGCCGTCCGGTTCCTCAGAAAGAACCTTAACTGAACGGCATTACCGGCACGCCGGGGTTTTTCGTTTTGGGGCGAACCGCGCTTACGCGACGCGTGCCGTCGGCTCCACGCCGGCCGCTTCGGCCAGCGCGAGCGCCTTGTCGGTCGCTTCCCACGAGAATTCCGGCTCTTCGCGGCCGAAGTGGCCGTAAGCGGCCGTCTTCTCGTAGATCGGGCGCAGCAGGTCGAGCATCTTGATGATGCCCTTCGGACGCAGGTCGAAATGCTCGCGCACGAGCTTCGTGATCACCGCATCCGACACGCGGCCCGTGCCGAACGTGTTGACCATCACCGAGGTCGGCTCGGCCACGCCGATCGCGTACGACACCTGGATCAGCGCGCGCGACGCGAGGCCCGCGGCGACGATGTTCTTCGCGACGTAACGGCCCGCATACGCAGCCGAACGGTCGACCTTCGACGGATCCTTGCCCGAGAACGCGCCGCCGCCGTGCGGAGCCGCGCCGCCGTAAGTGTCGACGATGATCTTGCGGCCCGTCAGACCGCAGTCGCCCTGCGGACCGCCGATCACGAACCGGCCGGTCGGGTTCACGAGGAACTTGATGTCGCCCTTGATCAGGTCGGCCGGCAGCGTCGGCTTGATGATTTCCTCGATCACGGCTTCGCGCAGCGCCGGCAGCTCGATGTCCGGCGCGTGCTGCGTGGACAGCACGACGGTATCGATCGAATCGGGCTTGCCGTCGACGTAGCGGATCGTGACCTGCGACTTCGCGTCCGGACGCAGCCAGGGCAGGCGGCCGTCGCGGCGCAGGCTCGCCTGGCGCTCGACGAGGCGGTGCGACAGATAGATCGGCAGCGGCATCAGTTCCGGCGTTTCGTCGCAGGCATAGCCGAACATCAGGCCCTGGTCGCCCGCGCCCTGATCGAGGTTGTCGTCGTGCGCGCGATCGACGCCCTGCGCGATGTCCGGCGACTGCTTGTCGTACGCGACGAGCACCGCGCAGCCCTTGTAGTCGATGCCGTAGTCGGTGTTGTCGTAGCCGATGCGCTTGATCGTATCGCGCGCGATCTGGATGTAGTCGATGTTGGCCGTCGTGGTGATTTCGCCGGCCAGGACGACGAGACCCGTGTTGCACAGCGTTTCGGCGGCAACGCGGGAGTATTTGTCCTGTTCGAGGATGGCGTCGAGAATCGCGTCCGAGATCTGGTCGGCGACCTTGTCCGGATGACCTTCGGAGACGGATTCGGACGTGAAGAGATAATCGTTTGCCACTTTTTCAGGCTCCTGTGTGGTTACGGTTGGTTTCACGTAGCCAGCTTCTTTCGGCCTGAAGCGGCGACGCTTTAGCGGATTACCAGTGCCGGGCAGCGCGCATCGCGCCAACCGGCTTCGCCCCGCAAGTTGTCAGTTAACTCGGCGAAGCCCGTATTATAGCGGCTTTCGTGAATTGTCACAGAGCGCCGCCCGTGCTGCATCTTCCGCTGTCCTACCCCCCTGTTCGCAACGCGCCGGCCCGCCGGTCCCTCGGAGGTCCCGCATGCTAGGCCGTCTCGGCACGCACCTCGCCATCGGCTTGCTGAAGCTGTTCGCCCTGCTGCCGTACGGTCTCACCGCGCGCATCGGCGACGGCCTGGGCTGGCTGCTGTACCAGATTCCCAGCCGGCGAAAGCGCATCGTACACACC is a window encoding:
- a CDS encoding IS4 family transposase, with product MLTDHLTFMLDAEPTDLSRLAEHLPHAWIEQAIEATGTASIRRRRLPAEQVVWLVIALAIYRHWSVSEVVDSLELVLPNETTFVSKSAVTQARQRLGHAPIAWLFEQTAQAWCKQDGARHAFKGLSLWAMDGTTLRTPDSAANREHFGSQSYASGKVASYPQVRAVTLTSIPTHLVANIAFGRYDTNEMIYAKNLLEQIPDHSLTVFDKGFLAAEILCGLSSGERNRHFLIPAKSNTRWEVLSGKPDDALVRMRVSPQARQKCPDLPEWWTARAVRIQDAQGRERVLLTSLTDRRRFKLADLVACYERRWQIETSYRELKQSMLGSELTLRSRTVDGIYQEIWGALIAYNLIRREMACAAFEAKCEPTELSFVRSFHLIQHEMMWAARTPAYAKLPAVLKRLREHLKLLINVKRPDRKCDRAVKSRPARYAVRFLRKNLN
- the metK gene encoding methionine adenosyltransferase; the encoded protein is MANDYLFTSESVSEGHPDKVADQISDAILDAILEQDKYSRVAAETLCNTGLVVLAGEITTTANIDYIQIARDTIKRIGYDNTDYGIDYKGCAVLVAYDKQSPDIAQGVDRAHDDNLDQGAGDQGLMFGYACDETPELMPLPIYLSHRLVERQASLRRDGRLPWLRPDAKSQVTIRYVDGKPDSIDTVVLSTQHAPDIELPALREAVIEEIIKPTLPADLIKGDIKFLVNPTGRFVIGGPQGDCGLTGRKIIVDTYGGAAPHGGGAFSGKDPSKVDRSAAYAGRYVAKNIVAAGLASRALIQVSYAIGVAEPTSVMVNTFGTGRVSDAVITKLVREHFDLRPKGIIKMLDLLRPIYEKTAAYGHFGREEPEFSWEATDKALALAEAAGVEPTARVA